Proteins found in one Pseudoxanthomonas sp. SL93 genomic segment:
- a CDS encoding DUF2066 domain-containing protein, protein MRRIPGIALVATLLALTLFASPFAQAQSGLRTEGDAAAARGLYQAEVSVNGQGEAERQGGFARALGTVLGKLSGDRGAMSRPGVGAELRNARNYVASYDYRQDQGTSPTGAPTFRTMLVVRFEPDEVDALAGALGLPVWPQPRPKPVVWLAINDGSGPRLVGLPQSNAARPLLNRAIERGYTLGLPAGTAAEQALVGAIWRQDTAAVARASSRYSPPMQLVGKLYRDKGGWTADWVFVDAGKVLAKWSVSDPDARRAMSAGADGAADALVKRYGKRGSAGPAGTYRVVFTGIASTDDYLRLMGHLQKMAVVRRITPVRASGDLLELDLELVSGMSGFRRMLGDDAPFTGGEGEPPTYRLR, encoded by the coding sequence ATGCGCCGTATTCCAGGTATCGCCCTCGTTGCCACCCTGCTGGCGCTGACACTGTTCGCCAGCCCCTTCGCGCAGGCCCAGTCCGGCCTGCGGACCGAAGGCGATGCGGCCGCGGCGCGCGGCCTCTACCAGGCCGAGGTGTCGGTGAACGGACAGGGCGAAGCCGAGCGCCAGGGTGGTTTCGCGCGCGCGCTGGGCACCGTGCTGGGCAAGCTGTCCGGCGACCGTGGGGCGATGTCGCGCCCGGGCGTGGGCGCCGAACTGCGCAATGCCCGGAATTACGTGGCCAGTTACGACTACCGCCAAGACCAGGGCACGTCGCCGACGGGCGCACCCACCTTCCGCACCATGCTGGTCGTGCGCTTCGAACCCGATGAAGTCGATGCACTTGCCGGTGCGCTGGGCCTGCCGGTCTGGCCGCAGCCGCGTCCCAAGCCGGTCGTCTGGCTGGCCATCAACGACGGCAGCGGACCGCGCCTGGTCGGCCTGCCGCAATCAAATGCCGCCCGTCCGCTGTTGAACCGTGCCATCGAGCGCGGCTACACCCTGGGCCTCCCTGCCGGAACGGCGGCCGAGCAGGCGCTGGTCGGCGCGATCTGGCGCCAGGATACGGCGGCCGTGGCGCGTGCCTCGTCGCGTTACAGCCCGCCGATGCAACTGGTGGGCAAGCTGTACCGCGACAAGGGCGGCTGGACAGCGGACTGGGTGTTCGTGGATGCAGGCAAGGTGCTGGCGAAGTGGTCGGTGAGCGATCCCGATGCCCGCCGCGCCATGTCCGCCGGTGCCGACGGCGCCGCCGATGCGCTGGTGAAACGCTACGGCAAGCGCGGCAGCGCCGGTCCTGCGGGCACCTATCGCGTCGTCTTCACCGGCATCGCCAGCACCGACGATTACCTGCGCCTGATGGGGCATCTGCAGAAGATGGCCGTGGTGCGCCGGATCACGCCGGTGCGTGCCAGCGGGGACCTGCTGGAACTGGACCTGGAGCTGGTCTCCGGCATGTCGGGTTTCCGCCGGATGCTGGGCGATGATGCACCCTTCACCGGTGGCGAAGGTGAGCCCCCGACCTACCGACTCCGCTGA
- a CDS encoding AI-2E family transporter, whose product MDLSPTPVGTLARRWQWLIIAMISGWLIWLLAPVLTPFVLAALLGWLGDPLVDRLERSGRSRTVAVVLVFTLMLLLLVLALVILVPMIEEQVVTLVESLPQYRDWFMQTALPWVERRTGLQLVAWLEPDRLMEWVRGHWQQAGGVAATMFGYFSRSGFAVMAWIANLVLLPILTFYFLRDWDTLVERIAALVPRDHIATVNRLALESNDVLGAFLRGQFLVMLALGAIYAIGLSVVGLKVGLLIGIIAGLISFVPYLGTATGIVLGVIAALVQSSGDWSLVTLVLGVFVAGQMLEGYVLTPRIVGDRIGLHPVAVIFSIMAGGQLFGFLGMLLALPVAAIANVLLRYAHERYKQSPLYAGDRPVIVLDSYIDKGSVEQAQARDPDPK is encoded by the coding sequence ATGGATCTTTCCCCTACCCCCGTCGGCACGCTGGCGCGTCGCTGGCAGTGGCTGATCATCGCGATGATTTCCGGCTGGCTGATCTGGCTGCTGGCGCCGGTGCTGACGCCGTTCGTGCTGGCCGCGCTGCTGGGCTGGCTGGGCGATCCGCTGGTGGACCGGCTGGAGCGCTCGGGGCGCTCGCGCACCGTCGCGGTGGTGCTGGTGTTCACGCTGATGCTGCTGTTGCTGGTCCTGGCGCTGGTGATCCTGGTGCCGATGATCGAGGAGCAGGTGGTGACGCTGGTCGAATCGCTGCCGCAATACCGCGACTGGTTCATGCAGACCGCGCTGCCCTGGGTGGAACGGCGTACCGGCCTGCAGCTGGTGGCCTGGCTGGAACCGGACCGGTTGATGGAATGGGTGCGCGGGCACTGGCAGCAGGCCGGCGGCGTGGCGGCGACGATGTTCGGCTACTTCTCGCGCTCGGGCTTCGCGGTGATGGCCTGGATCGCCAACCTGGTGCTGCTGCCGATCCTGACGTTCTACTTCCTGCGCGACTGGGACACGCTGGTCGAACGCATCGCCGCGCTGGTGCCGCGCGACCACATCGCCACGGTCAATCGCCTGGCGCTCGAGTCCAACGACGTGCTGGGAGCGTTCCTGCGCGGGCAGTTCCTGGTGATGCTGGCACTGGGTGCGATCTATGCGATCGGCCTGTCCGTGGTCGGCCTGAAGGTGGGCCTGCTGATCGGCATCATCGCCGGCCTGATCAGTTTCGTGCCGTACCTGGGCACGGCGACGGGCATCGTGCTGGGCGTGATCGCCGCGCTGGTGCAGTCCAGCGGCGACTGGTCGCTGGTGACGCTGGTGCTGGGCGTGTTCGTGGCCGGCCAGATGCTGGAAGGCTACGTACTGACCCCGCGCATCGTCGGCGACCGCATCGGCCTGCATCCGGTGGCGGTGATCTTCTCGATCATGGCCGGCGGCCAGCTGTTCGGTTTCCTCGGCATGCTGCTGGCATTGCCGGTGGCGGCGATCGCCAACGTGCTGCTGCGCTACGCGCACGAACGCTACAAGCAGAGCCCGCTGTATGCGGGCGACCGGCCTGTGATCGTGCTGGATTCCTACATCGACAAGGGCAGCGTGGAGCAGGCCCAGGCACGCGATCCGGACCCGAAGTGA
- the hda gene encoding DnaA regulatory inactivator Hda, producing MTEPTLVPQIPLALRYPPDQRFDSFIAPPPGLLPQLQALAGAQGADWLYLAGAPKTGKTHLALALCAAAEQAGRRAAFLPMTAAAGRVRDALSSLEGNDVIALDGLDAIGGTRDDEVALFDFHNRARAAGLNVLYTARGIPTGIGLELPDLRSRLQQCTRVMLDPLDDAGRREVLRDRAHRRGLVLEDAAIDWLLTHTERDLGTLVALLEKLDRASLAAQRRVTVPFLRSVL from the coding sequence ATGACCGAGCCGACCCTGGTCCCGCAGATCCCGCTGGCGCTGCGTTACCCGCCGGATCAGCGCTTCGACAGCTTCATCGCGCCGCCACCGGGCCTGTTGCCGCAGTTGCAGGCACTTGCGGGCGCGCAGGGCGCGGACTGGCTGTACTTGGCGGGCGCGCCGAAGACCGGCAAGACGCACCTGGCGCTGGCGCTGTGCGCGGCCGCGGAGCAGGCAGGGCGCCGCGCCGCGTTCCTGCCGATGACCGCGGCGGCGGGGCGCGTGCGGGATGCGCTGTCGTCGCTGGAAGGCAACGACGTGATCGCACTGGATGGGCTGGACGCCATCGGTGGCACGCGCGATGACGAAGTCGCGCTGTTCGATTTCCACAATCGCGCGCGCGCGGCCGGACTCAACGTGCTCTACACCGCGCGCGGCATCCCGACCGGCATCGGTCTTGAACTCCCCGACCTGCGTTCGCGCCTGCAGCAGTGCACCCGCGTCATGCTGGATCCGCTGGACGACGCCGGGCGCCGGGAGGTGCTGCGTGACCGCGCGCACCGGCGGGGCCTGGTACTGGAAGACGCGGCCATCGACTGGCTGCTGACGCATACCGAGCGCGACCTGGGCACGCTGGTGGCGCTGCTGGAGAAGCTGGACCGTGCATCGCTGGCCGCGCAGCGGCGGGTGACGGTGCCGTTCCTGCGCAGCGTGCTCTGA
- the murU gene encoding N-acetylmuramate alpha-1-phosphate uridylyltransferase MurU has protein sequence MKALIFAAGLGERMRPLTNHTPKPLLHVGGKALIVWHLEKLAAIGVRQVVINTSWLADRFPQALGNGERWGLAIDYIYEGETPLETGGGMLNALPRLGDAPFLLVNGDIWSDYDFARLPREPEGMAHLVMVDPPGYATHGDFALDDAGHVRRDGAHRLTYAGIGVYRPALLAEWQAHADADAGRAPNGKPRFRLAPVLRAFMEGDAIAGEHHRGRWTDVGTPERLAQLDRELLAR, from the coding sequence ATGAAGGCGCTGATTTTCGCGGCCGGGCTGGGCGAACGCATGCGGCCTTTGACTAACCACACGCCCAAGCCCCTGCTGCATGTCGGCGGAAAAGCGTTGATCGTCTGGCATCTGGAAAAGCTTGCCGCCATCGGCGTGCGCCAGGTCGTCATCAACACCAGCTGGCTGGCCGACCGCTTCCCGCAGGCGCTGGGCAACGGCGAACGCTGGGGCCTGGCCATCGACTACATCTACGAAGGCGAGACGCCGCTGGAAACCGGCGGCGGGATGTTGAACGCATTGCCGCGGCTGGGCGATGCGCCCTTCCTGCTGGTCAATGGCGACATCTGGAGCGACTACGACTTCGCCCGCCTGCCTCGGGAACCCGAGGGAATGGCGCACCTGGTGATGGTGGACCCGCCCGGTTACGCGACGCATGGCGATTTCGCGCTGGATGACGCCGGCCATGTCCGTCGCGATGGTGCGCACCGGCTGACCTATGCGGGCATCGGCGTCTACCGCCCTGCCTTGCTGGCGGAATGGCAGGCGCATGCCGACGCCGACGCCGGACGGGCGCCGAATGGCAAGCCGCGCTTCCGGCTGGCACCCGTTCTTCGCGCCTTCATGGAGGGCGATGCCATTGCAGGCGAGCACCATCGCGGCCGCTGGACCGATGTGGGAACACCCGAACGCCTGGCGCAGCTCGACCGGGAGCTGCTGGCACGGTGA
- a CDS encoding phosphotransferase, whose protein sequence is MIDSIQDSSGRDAQRLDWARGALGDPHATLERASVDAGFRSYWRSRGHGGSRIVMDSPPALEDVGPWLAMRDLLESGGVRVPQVLARDVDNGFLVLEDLGGPTLAQMMDAENADAWFDAAIGQLLRLQAIAPPAGMGEFGEALLQRDAGLFDEWFLQRHLGITLDCGESDELELAQRRLMDNALSQARVLTHRDFMPRNLMPTTPGPAVLDFQDCVRGPIAYDAVSLFKDAFLSWPLARVDEWLSRYHQRAQDAGLPVPSWETFLRDADWMGIQRHLKILGIFARLHYRDGKSKYLPDVPRFIDYLDEVLPRYPQLAALQRLLDGRIRPAMRSKAAP, encoded by the coding sequence ATGATCGATTCGATTCAGGACTCTTCCGGGCGGGATGCCCAGCGTCTGGACTGGGCGCGCGGCGCGCTGGGCGATCCCCATGCCACGCTGGAGCGCGCATCGGTGGACGCCGGGTTCCGCAGCTACTGGCGCAGCCGGGGCCATGGCGGCAGCCGCATCGTGATGGATTCGCCGCCCGCGCTGGAGGACGTCGGCCCGTGGCTGGCGATGCGCGACCTGCTGGAATCCGGTGGCGTGCGTGTTCCGCAGGTGCTGGCGCGCGACGTGGACAACGGATTCCTGGTGCTGGAGGACCTGGGTGGGCCGACGCTGGCGCAGATGATGGACGCGGAAAATGCGGATGCCTGGTTCGATGCCGCCATCGGCCAGCTGCTGCGATTGCAGGCCATCGCGCCACCGGCGGGCATGGGGGAGTTCGGCGAGGCCCTGCTGCAGCGGGATGCGGGACTGTTCGACGAATGGTTCCTGCAGCGCCATCTGGGCATCACGCTCGACTGTGGCGAGTCGGATGAACTTGAACTGGCGCAACGGCGCCTGATGGACAACGCGCTGTCGCAGGCGCGCGTGCTGACCCACCGCGACTTCATGCCACGCAACCTGATGCCGACCACCCCCGGCCCGGCGGTCCTCGATTTCCAGGACTGCGTGCGCGGCCCGATCGCCTACGACGCGGTCAGCCTGTTCAAGGATGCTTTCCTCAGTTGGCCGTTGGCCCGCGTGGACGAATGGCTGTCGCGCTATCACCAGCGCGCGCAGGACGCGGGACTGCCGGTGCCGTCCTGGGAAACGTTCCTGCGCGATGCGGACTGGATGGGTATCCAGCGCCACCTGAAGATCCTGGGCATCTTCGCTCGCCTGCACTACCGCGATGGCAAGTCGAAATACCTGCCCGATGTGCCGCGCTTCATCGACTACCTGGACGAGGTGTTGCCGCGTTATCCGCAACTGGCGGCTCTACAGCGTCTGCTCGATGGCCGCATCAGGCCGGCGATGCGATCGAAGGCGGCCCCATGA